CGCATCGAGCTCTTGATCGCACGTACACGATATGGTCGCACCACGCTCGAGTTGAATCTTTCAAGCCGTCCGGGCATTAGCACGCCGTAGCTTCGGATCGGACCCGATGTCTCTTTCCAAGCCGATTCTCCCTCGCCTTCGGGGCGTTCAGGGACGAAATCGGCATCTCCTCACGATGTCGCTGCGACTGCATGGGCATTTTAGAATCGATTGGCCTCTCAAAACGGAAGGCGCGTCCTGTTGGACAGGAATTAGAAAGCGGGCGCACCGATAAGGAGAGCGAAGCCCGACGCCATTGGCTCGTACGAGGGGGAATGTTCCTCGCCTTAATCGTCGTTACCGTTCTCGCATTTCCGCGCGGCGAGGTCTACGAGTATACCGTCGAGGTAGGCGATACCTGGCGCCAACCAACCCTGGTCGCATCGTTCAACTTTCCAATTCGGAAAGACGCCAGTCGAGTCGATCGGGAACGCCAAGAAGCGCGCCGGGAAACGCCACCGTACTTCCAGGAACTCCCGAACGCCCAGTCTAAGATGGCGGCCAATCGGGATACGCTCCGACAGCAACTGGATCGGATCCTCGAAGCGTACGCCGATTACCGATTTCATTCTACCCGAAACCGGCCCGACGCCGCCCAAGCCGACTCGCTTCGATACGTCGAGCTCCGTCGCAATGCCCTCGTCACGCTGACGCCCGGTCAATGGCGCATCCTGACCGATTCGTACGTCCGCCAGATTCCAGAGCTTTCCGACACGGCACGGCAGCCGGCGACAGAGGAGCGGCTTGACTTGCAGCTTCTGGAAGATGCTTTCCGACTGGGCACACAGCTCCTCCGCGTCGGTGTGATGAACCAGTCGCGCGACTCGATATACACCGACAACATCATCATTCGGAATGAGGAAGAAAGCGTTCAGCGCTCCGTTTCAAAGGACAATGTTTACGGCCTAAACGAGGCATACGACTACGCGCGGAAGCAATTCGACCAGGCCTATCCGAACGACGAGACGCGCGCGAGCCTCACATACGCATTTTTCCGCGACATATTTCAAACGTCCCTGCGCTACATGCGCGCAGAGACCATACGGGAGCGCGACCGCCGGGCCTCAGAGGTGACGGCATACGTGGGCGGCGTGCGCGAAGGGGAGGTGATCGTTCAAAAAGGAGAACGAATCACCGATGAGATTAAGCGAAAGCTGACGTCCCTTGAGCGGGAAAAAAATGAGCGGACCGCCGGACAGCTACCCTGGTGGCAACTTCTCGGCGAGACGATCTTTGCGCTGCTCACCTTCCTGTTTTTCTTCTACTACCTCTACCAGATTCGTCGTGAGGTCTGGGACGATCAGCGAGACATGCTGCTCATCTCGATTACGCTCCTTGCCATCATTGCCCTGTTTGGCGTTGCCGTACGCATCCCGTGGGCCCATCTCTACGCGGTACCGATCGCGCTGGCTGCGGTCATGCTGACGATCATCTTCAACTCTACGATCGGTCTCTTCTCAACGCTGGTGCTCGCGCTCGTTGGAGGTCAGATGGTCGGTCTCGACCTTGAGTTTACCTTTGCCTCGTTCATCGCCGGAGCACTCGGCGTCTTCAGCGTACGCGACATCAAGAACCGGGGCCAGTTCGTGCTGAGTGCCGGGCTCGTGTTCCTCGGGTATGTCCTTGTTATCGTCGGTACGTATCTGTATCTCGGCACACCGACAGAACGGCTGGGCCGCGAGCTGTCGTACGCAGCCGTCGGATCGTCCTTTACGATCACAGCCTATCTGGTGCTGTGGATTCTTGAGCGGACGTTCGACGTCACAACCGACCTAACGCTGCTCGAACTCTCGGATACGAATCGCCCGCTTCTGAAGGATCTGAGTTTGAAAGCACCTGGATCCTTCAATCACTCCCTTCAGGTAGCAAACCTCGCGGAGGCGGCGGCGGATCGGATTGGGGCCAATGCGCTACTGACACGTGTTGGAGCGCTCTATCACGATATTGGTAAGATGAAGAAACCGGAGTACTTCGTGGAGAATCAGCGTGCCGGTGCAAACCCGCACGATAAGCTGAAACCGCGAATGAGTGCTCTCATTATCGCAAGCCACGTCAAAGAAGGGCTGGACCTCGCGAAAAAGTCCAACCTGCCGGAGCGGGTCAAGAACTTTATTCCAACCCACCACGGTACGGCCCGGATCGAATACTTTTACCGAAAGGCGGTCGAGCAAACGGGACCAGAAGATTCGCCGGTATTGGAATCGGAGTTTCGTTATCCGGGACCGCGACCCAACTCGAAGGAAACCGGAATCCTCATGCTGTCCGACAGCGTGGAGGCGGCAAGTCGAAGCCTCGATGACCCGACGCACAACCGTCTGAAGTCGCTCATCGACCTCATCTTTAAGGAGCGGATCGAAGACGGACAGCTCGACGACACGGGCCTGACGTTCCGGGACCTACGACAAATCAAGGATACGTTCCTGCAGATGCTGCTGGGCATCTACCACGTCCGTGTCAAGTACCCGGATCAGGAAGAGGAAATGGAGGATGACTCGCGCCCGGTCGTCAGTGCACCGGAGGAGATCGACGAGGAGACGTACAAGTCGGTCTCAATCCTCTGGGACAAGGACGTTATCGGCCCACCGGAGCAGAGTGTCAGTTCCGATCGCCTTCGCGGGCTTCCGGGCGTTCGGGAGACGCGTGCACCCCGCCCCGATCTGGCCGAGGCCTCCCCACATCATCGCTCTACGCGCCCGCGCCCGGATCGACCGCTCTCGAATGGAGACCGGTTGACCGATTCCAAGGACGAATCCAACGATGGTGCCGCGGGCGGATCGAGCGAGGAGACCAACAGAACCGCCTCCGGAGATGGCGCTACCCCGAACGCACCGACGGAGGCGAGTACCGATGCGAACGAAACAGCCGCACCGGCCGCAGATCACGAGGAGGGGAGCGACGACGCAAATACGCCGTCCGCCTGACCGCTCCGAACGGGCGAAACTACGCGGGAACAGCTTCTGCGATCGAGTCGAGGGAGTCTTGACTCACAAGCACATCTAGCTTCACTCTCGGCGGTTCGTCTCCGAGAAGAGGAAGGAGACGTCGTCGGCTCGATGGCGTATACAGCAACAAGTCTGTCTGATCGATGAAGCTGTCGAGATGCTCGGTCCCCTCTTCGATCGACGCCGCAATCACCTGGCCGCGAAATGCCGAGTGCTGGCGCAGGGTGTTCGAAAGCGGCGGAATTGTGTCGCGGTAGCGCGTGACCAGCCCGAGCGTATCATGCTCTCGAAGCCGTGCGACCTTTTCCAGAACCGACGCCGGCAAATGGGTGACATAACCGATGGTATCGGCGCGGGGAACCGTGCGCATCACGCGATCGAGATGCTCGAATGTCGTAAAAACAAAATCGGCGTCTTCGTGTCGGTCGAGCGATGAAATGGGGACCGCTCGTACAGTTCGCTGCAGGACGGCGCTGATCTGCGCGGCCGCCATGTCGCTCATCTCCGCGTGCGGTCCTACGAGAATAAGCTTCCGGTCCATGCTCGCGTGATCGAGAAGGCTCGTCTGCTCCTGAAAGAGATACTCGACCTCAGCGTCGTTCAGGCCCAGTCCGATCAAACGCTGGAGAGCTTCGCCCACAATCTGGGCCCCCTGTTCCATACGCTCACTCTTATCGAGCGGCGTCCGCTCTTTCACCGTATACCCGCTGCCGACCTGCGCATCGAGCAAGCCTTCTTCTTCCAGCGCCTGATAGGCCTTACGTACCGTGTGGAACGAAACCCCCAGACGATCTCCCAGCTTCCGCGTGGAGGGAAGTGTGTCGTTCACCTTGTAGTGACCGCTCGCAATGAGGTAGCGCAACTGTTCAATCAGCTGCGTACTGACGGGAGTCTTTGACTCGCGATCGAGTGAGAGGAGGGACATGAAGCGATGATGTTACGAGTGACGTAGAATGGGCCTAAACTGAACCGCACATGGCAACGGGAATCTTTCCGTGATACCACTTCCGTGGTACCACACATGCATGCGCGCAACAGGCCGGTTGCTGGATTACTGTACAACGTGCTATTACTGGTCGAAATCGCTGCAGCTCATAAAATAATGGCATTTCGAGCAGCGGTACTTGCATCCCTGGTTGTATAGCCGGGATCCGCAGTTCGGACAGTAATCCCAATAATCGCCGCTGACCGAGGTCTTTGTCAGGTCATCGCTACCATCCTCGGACTCGGCGGCTGGTAGTGCGCTGGCATCGGATTTACGCGATTCGGTCATGTGACGTGGGAGGCTCAAGGTGAGAGGCATGAGCGGGAGGCGGCTGATCCGTTCGGTCGTAGCGGGCGGAGCGGAGCGCACCGAGCAGCACGTCGTGCCCTGGCCAGTCACGGTCGAGCAGCGTGTGCGTCTCATGACCCAACGTGACGTGGATCTTGTCCGGGGCCTCCCGTACGTCAAATACCGGTCGCCAGTCGAGGTCCACGTCACGCACAACCTCGTCGACGCTACGCAGGGCCGCCATCCCTGGATACGTATGCAACTCTGCCAGCCGAGAGGCAAGACGGAAACGCGTCCACCCAACCGCAACCACGATTGCAATAGGCGCAGCAACCACCACATACGGAAACGGGTCGATGCCTTCCAGAACCTGCACCGTCGCCATAATCATGAGCGGAAGCATACAGGCTCCGAGGGGCGCGACCAGTGCTTCGCCGTACACGCGGACCGCAGACGCCTTGCCAGGATGGTGTACGCTCTTGAACGCCGACACGAGTAACGGTGGATCAGGCAGGTAAAAAGATCGAAGTCAACGCGCGAGTCGGTAAGGCTCAGCCCTCATCATCGATCGAGTCATCGTACGGCTCCGCGAGCACCGTCAGTTCCTCGTACATCTGTTCGTTGCCCGTCGTCCGTGCGATGTGACGAAGATTGCGCACCATCCGAAGGAGAATGGACGTCGGCGTAGCAGCCTCGAAGTACTCCGGCTTGGGCTGGATGCCGGCCCGTAGCAGGAAGCGTACGCACTCTTCCCTCGACACAGGCTGACCGTCGTTGAACACGTCAAAATAGACCTCCCCGCGAGCATCGCTGTATTTGACCAGAAAATGGGCCGGCATCCCCACACCGTACAAGGGGACCGCCAGGCGATCGGCCAGAGATAGGGCAATCACCGCGAGGCTAATCGGTATACCCACGCGACGGTCGATCACACGATTGAGATAGCTGTTGTTGGGGTCATCGTAATCGTCCCGATTCCCCATCAAACCGATTTCGTCCGCCAGAAACTCCATTAGCACGCGAGCCCGGTCGACGCCAACGCTTTGCATGACCCGATCTTCAACTTGATCTGCCCAGTCGTCGAGAATGTCCTGATATCCCTCGACATCTAGATTCGGGAATCGATAGAGGGCTAGGATGAACGCGCCACGCTCCAGGTTCGGCTGGTCCGCGTCAAGGATCGCATGCCACGCGGTCTGAATATCGTTCCAGTGCAGACGACGTACGACAGCGTCAATTTGCTTGCGTACGTCGCCATGACTGGCGTCATACGCGCGGCGAAGAGCAGGCATCGCTTCACGCCCCAAATCCGTGAGTCGCTTGTGGACTTGCTCCTGCACATCCCCATCGGGATCGTCGAGAAGTCGAACGAGCGCATTCACCTCCCGCTGGACATCCTCGTCCACCAGAACGTCTGAGACGCGCTCGGCGAGGAGGTCATCCGACACCGTACCGACCGCATCGACATCCGTCTGCGGACGATCAGAACCAGAAGAACCCGGAGGGGAGAGAGGCATGATGTGGCGGTGGTTCGTGAACACAAGGCGGACATCAGAGCACAAGATCCCCCGGCGCAGTGAAACCTTGCACCGGTAGGCAAAAGCACGCCCGCACCCTTTGAAGGCTCCAGGCGTGCTTTCCTATATTGCTTGTACGTTCGTCTCGGGGCTCGTCGTTCCTGCAACGGTAATGCAGGAACCGAGGAGCAAGAGGTCACCAGGTGAACTACGACGCAACGGACCCGTCGCCACCGGCAGCGTGCCCGACGAGTGCTTCGTCGTCTTCGTCCGGCTGGTGGAACTTGTAGGCAAAGTGCTCCGGTGCATCGAACGTTTCCTTGACGGAGCGGGGAGAAACCCAGCGGAGCAGGTTGAGCGGCGAGCCTGCCTTGTCGTTCGTTCCCGACTTCCGCGCGCCGCCGAACGGCTGCTGCCCGACAATCGAGCCCGTTGGTTTGTCGTTGATGTAGAAGTTGCCGGCGGACTGCTCGAGTCGATCGAGCGCCTTCTTCACAACACTGCGGTCCTTCGCGAAAATCGACCCGGTAAGGGCATACGGCGACGTTTCGTCAACAAGCTCGAGCACGTCCTCGAAGTCTTCGTCCGCGTACACGTACACTGTGGTGACCGGGCCGAAGATCTCTTCTTGCATCGTGCGCTGCTTCGGATCCGTAACCTTAATGACGGTCGGATCGATGAAGTAGCCTTCCGACTTGTCGTACGTTCCACCGTAGATAATCTCCGCCGACTCGTCTTCCCGTGCATCTTCGATGTATCCGGTGATCTCGTCGAACGCACGCTCATCAATGACGGCGTTCACGAAGTTGGTGAAGTCCTCCGGCGGACCCACCGTGATTTCGTCGAGCTGGCTCGTCATCGCCTCTTCAATCTCAGGCCAGAGCGACTCCGGAAGGTAGAGTCGGGATGCGGCAGAGCATTTCTGACCCTGATACTCGAAGCTGCCGCGTACAATCGCTGTCGCGATCTGCTTCGGGTTGGCCGTCTCATGGGCAACGATGAAGTCTTTTCCGCCCGTCTCGCCGACGATCGTCGGATAGGTCTTGTACGTCTTGAGGTTCTCGCCGATCGTCTGCCACAGGTGATCAAACGTCTGCATCGAACCGGTGAAGTGGAGACCAGCGAAGTGCTCCGACTCTAGCGCCGGCGTACCGACCTTCGCACCATCATCTGCCGGCAGCATATTGATCACGCCCGGTGGAAGCCCCGCCTCCTCAAAGATCTCGTTCAAGAAATAGGCCGAATAAATCGAACGTGTCGCAGGCTTCCAGAGGACCGTGTTACCGAGGATTGCTGGCGCCGTCGGAAGGTTGCCCTGAATGGCTGTAAAGTTGAAAGGCGTCACAGCGAATACGAACCCTTCGAGCGGACGATACTGCATCTGGTTCCACATACCGGCCGCATTGTTCGGCTGGTCGCGATAGATCTGCTCCGCGTAGTGGACGTTGAAGCGGAGGAAGTCAATCAGCTCGCAGGCAGCATCGATTTCGGCCTGA
This DNA window, taken from Longibacter salinarum, encodes the following:
- a CDS encoding HD family phosphohydrolase, which encodes MGILESIGLSKRKARPVGQELESGRTDKESEARRHWLVRGGMFLALIVVTVLAFPRGEVYEYTVEVGDTWRQPTLVASFNFPIRKDASRVDRERQEARRETPPYFQELPNAQSKMAANRDTLRQQLDRILEAYADYRFHSTRNRPDAAQADSLRYVELRRNALVTLTPGQWRILTDSYVRQIPELSDTARQPATEERLDLQLLEDAFRLGTQLLRVGVMNQSRDSIYTDNIIIRNEEESVQRSVSKDNVYGLNEAYDYARKQFDQAYPNDETRASLTYAFFRDIFQTSLRYMRAETIRERDRRASEVTAYVGGVREGEVIVQKGERITDEIKRKLTSLEREKNERTAGQLPWWQLLGETIFALLTFLFFFYYLYQIRREVWDDQRDMLLISITLLAIIALFGVAVRIPWAHLYAVPIALAAVMLTIIFNSTIGLFSTLVLALVGGQMVGLDLEFTFASFIAGALGVFSVRDIKNRGQFVLSAGLVFLGYVLVIVGTYLYLGTPTERLGRELSYAAVGSSFTITAYLVLWILERTFDVTTDLTLLELSDTNRPLLKDLSLKAPGSFNHSLQVANLAEAAADRIGANALLTRVGALYHDIGKMKKPEYFVENQRAGANPHDKLKPRMSALIIASHVKEGLDLAKKSNLPERVKNFIPTHHGTARIEYFYRKAVEQTGPEDSPVLESEFRYPGPRPNSKETGILMLSDSVEAASRSLDDPTHNRLKSLIDLIFKERIEDGQLDDTGLTFRDLRQIKDTFLQMLLGIYHVRVKYPDQEEEMEDDSRPVVSAPEEIDEETYKSVSILWDKDVIGPPEQSVSSDRLRGLPGVRETRAPRPDLAEASPHHRSTRPRPDRPLSNGDRLTDSKDESNDGAAGGSSEETNRTASGDGATPNAPTEASTDANETAAPAADHEEGSDDANTPSA
- a CDS encoding GntR family transcriptional regulator, with product MSLLSLDRESKTPVSTQLIEQLRYLIASGHYKVNDTLPSTRKLGDRLGVSFHTVRKAYQALEEEGLLDAQVGSGYTVKERTPLDKSERMEQGAQIVGEALQRLIGLGLNDAEVEYLFQEQTSLLDHASMDRKLILVGPHAEMSDMAAAQISAVLQRTVRAVPISSLDRHEDADFVFTTFEHLDRVMRTVPRADTIGYVTHLPASVLEKVARLREHDTLGLVTRYRDTIPPLSNTLRQHSAFRGQVIAASIEEGTEHLDSFIDQTDLLLYTPSSRRRLLPLLGDEPPRVKLDVLVSQDSLDSIAEAVPA
- a CDS encoding SirB1 family protein, with the translated sequence MPLSPPGSSGSDRPQTDVDAVGTVSDDLLAERVSDVLVDEDVQREVNALVRLLDDPDGDVQEQVHKRLTDLGREAMPALRRAYDASHGDVRKQIDAVVRRLHWNDIQTAWHAILDADQPNLERGAFILALYRFPNLDVEGYQDILDDWADQVEDRVMQSVGVDRARVLMEFLADEIGLMGNRDDYDDPNNSYLNRVIDRRVGIPISLAVIALSLADRLAVPLYGVGMPAHFLVKYSDARGEVYFDVFNDGQPVSREECVRFLLRAGIQPKPEYFEAATPTSILLRMVRNLRHIARTTGNEQMYEELTVLAEPYDDSIDDEG
- the pruA gene encoding L-glutamate gamma-semialdehyde dehydrogenase, coding for MNNAYTTTPPPSNEPTLEYAPGSPERRSIQQKLRELRQQEIEIPAYINGQAVKTGTTTRVAPPHDHQHTLGHVHQSGAQEVEQAIDAAMSAKKEWAAMDFSDRAAIFLRMADLIAGRYRDTLNAATMLGQSKNAYQAEIDAACELIDFLRFNVHYAEQIYRDQPNNAAGMWNQMQYRPLEGFVFAVTPFNFTAIQGNLPTAPAILGNTVLWKPATRSIYSAYFLNEIFEEAGLPPGVINMLPADDGAKVGTPALESEHFAGLHFTGSMQTFDHLWQTIGENLKTYKTYPTIVGETGGKDFIVAHETANPKQIATAIVRGSFEYQGQKCSAASRLYLPESLWPEIEEAMTSQLDEITVGPPEDFTNFVNAVIDERAFDEITGYIEDAREDESAEIIYGGTYDKSEGYFIDPTVIKVTDPKQRTMQEEIFGPVTTVYVYADEDFEDVLELVDETSPYALTGSIFAKDRSVVKKALDRLEQSAGNFYINDKPTGSIVGQQPFGGARKSGTNDKAGSPLNLLRWVSPRSVKETFDAPEHFAYKFHQPDEDDEALVGHAAGGDGSVAS